A genomic segment from Leptolyngbya boryana PCC 6306 encodes:
- the ndk gene encoding nucleoside-diphosphate kinase produces the protein MERTFLAIKPDGVQRKLVGEIIRRFETKGFTLVGLKFMNVSRELAESHYGVHRERPFFGSLVEFITSGPVVAMVWEGDGVIAGARKVIGATNPLTAEPGTIRGDFGANIGRNLIHGSDAPETAQSEIALWFKDEELVNWSPTIIGWIHE, from the coding sequence TTGGAACGCACATTTTTAGCCATTAAGCCTGATGGCGTACAACGTAAATTGGTTGGTGAAATCATTCGCCGCTTTGAAACAAAGGGCTTTACTCTCGTCGGATTGAAATTCATGAACGTTAGCCGTGAGTTGGCGGAGAGCCATTACGGTGTTCACCGTGAGCGTCCGTTTTTCGGCAGCTTGGTGGAATTTATTACATCCGGCCCTGTGGTCGCGATGGTTTGGGAAGGTGACGGTGTGATTGCAGGCGCACGGAAAGTCATTGGTGCGACAAATCCGCTGACGGCTGAACCTGGCACGATTCGGGGAGACTTTGGTGCAAACATTGGACGGAATTTGATTCACGGTTCAGATGCACCCGAAACGGCTCAAAGCGAAATTGCGCTGTGGTTCAAAGACGAAGAATTAGTGAATTGGTCGCCGACGATCATCGGTTGGATTCACGAATAA
- the ald gene encoding alanine dehydrogenase → MEIGVPRETKDQEFRVGLSPSSVRVLIEQGHSVAIESKAGEGSGFSDADYVQVGATIVNSAKAAWDRELVIKVKEPLKAEYDYLQKGQILFTYLHLAASHELTEHLLNSGVSAIAYETVELSDRRLPLLTPMSIIAGRLSVQFGARYLERQQGGRGVLLGGVPGVKPGRVVILGGGIVGTEAARMATGMGAQVTILDVNVDRLSYLESVFGSRIELLYSNSSHIEELVPQADLLIGSVLIPGRKAPILVSRELVKKMRSGSVIVDVAVDQGGCIETLHPTSHTAPTYVEEGVVHYGVPNMPGAVPWTATQALNNSTLPYVLKLANHRMEALDRDPALAKGLNVQNHHLIHPAVQEVFPDLVS, encoded by the coding sequence ATGGAAATCGGTGTCCCTAGAGAAACCAAGGATCAAGAGTTTCGAGTTGGTTTGAGTCCGAGTAGTGTGAGGGTGCTGATCGAACAGGGGCACTCGGTCGCGATCGAGTCAAAGGCAGGTGAGGGTTCGGGCTTTAGTGATGCAGATTATGTGCAAGTCGGTGCCACGATCGTCAATAGCGCCAAAGCAGCCTGGGATCGTGAACTCGTGATTAAGGTCAAAGAACCTTTGAAAGCGGAATATGACTATTTACAGAAAGGACAAATTCTATTCACCTACCTGCACTTGGCAGCTAGTCACGAATTAACCGAACATTTGCTGAATTCAGGGGTAAGCGCGATCGCTTATGAAACTGTAGAACTTAGCGATCGCCGACTGCCGCTGTTGACCCCTATGAGTATCATTGCGGGTCGCTTATCGGTGCAATTTGGAGCGCGATATCTGGAACGACAGCAAGGTGGGCGAGGTGTCTTGCTTGGAGGCGTTCCCGGCGTTAAACCGGGACGAGTGGTGATTTTAGGTGGAGGAATTGTTGGAACCGAAGCGGCGCGGATGGCAACGGGAATGGGCGCGCAGGTGACGATTTTAGATGTGAATGTCGATCGCTTGTCGTATTTAGAATCCGTCTTTGGATCGCGAATTGAACTGCTTTACAGTAATTCGAGTCATATCGAAGAATTAGTTCCTCAAGCGGATCTACTGATTGGTTCAGTGCTGATTCCAGGACGGAAAGCGCCGATCTTAGTGTCGCGAGAATTAGTGAAAAAAATGCGATCGGGTTCGGTCATTGTCGATGTTGCTGTTGATCAAGGTGGCTGTATCGAAACGCTGCATCCGACCTCACACACGGCTCCAACGTATGTTGAAGAAGGCGTAGTGCATTATGGTGTCCCAAATATGCCGGGCGCAGTTCCTTGGACGGCGACCCAGGCTTTGAATAATAGTACGTTGCCGTATGTGTTGAAATTGGCAAATCATCGGATGGAAGCTCTCGATCGCGATCCTGCCTTAGCGAAGGGGCTAAATGTCCAGAACCATCATTTGATTCACCCGGCAGTGCAAGAAGTGTTTCCGGATTTAGTGAGTTAG
- a CDS encoding chlorophyll a/b-binding protein, giving the protein MTQIQPTVTPKLENPKFGFNQYAERLNGRAAMIGFVAALIVEFVTGQGVLTWLGLL; this is encoded by the coding sequence ATGACGCAGATTCAACCGACCGTAACCCCCAAGCTTGAAAATCCGAAATTTGGCTTCAATCAGTATGCAGAACGCTTAAATGGACGTGCCGCAATGATCGGATTTGTGGCAGCGCTGATTGTAGAATTTGTCACGGGACAAGGCGTTTTGACCTGGCTCGGCTTGCTCTAA
- the sds gene encoding solanesyl diphosphate synthase has translation MTSATSLFSPVEADLRLLTENLQNLIGARHPILYAAAEHLFSAGGKRIRPAIVLLVARATMHGQEITQRHRRLAEITEMIHTASLVHDDVIDESATRRGIPAVHSRFSNQVAVLAGDFLFAQSSWYLANLENIEVIKLLSEVIKDFAEGEIQQGLFRFDMGITIESYLEKSYYKTASLIANSSKAAAILSDASEVEAQNLYHYGRNLGLAFQIVDDILDFTGSTESLGKPAGSDLRSGNLTAPVLYALEEKPYLEDLIDREFEQEDDLEQALALVRDSQGIQRARELASHHAKSAIEHLADLPMSESRQALIKLADYVLSRLY, from the coding sequence ATGACCTCAGCAACATCCCTATTTTCTCCGGTAGAAGCGGATCTACGTTTACTCACCGAGAATCTTCAAAACCTCATTGGTGCGCGTCATCCGATTCTGTACGCTGCCGCAGAGCATCTATTTAGCGCTGGCGGGAAACGCATCCGACCCGCGATCGTGCTCTTAGTCGCTCGCGCCACGATGCATGGGCAGGAGATTACTCAACGCCACCGACGCTTAGCTGAAATCACCGAAATGATTCACACGGCAAGCTTGGTGCATGACGATGTGATCGACGAATCCGCAACCCGACGCGGTATTCCAGCGGTTCATAGCCGATTTAGCAATCAAGTTGCAGTACTTGCTGGAGATTTTCTTTTTGCCCAGTCTTCTTGGTACTTGGCGAATTTAGAAAACATCGAAGTGATCAAGCTGCTCTCTGAGGTGATCAAGGATTTTGCAGAAGGCGAAATTCAGCAGGGATTATTTCGGTTTGATATGGGAATTACGATCGAGTCTTATCTCGAAAAGAGCTATTACAAAACCGCATCTTTAATTGCCAATAGTTCAAAAGCTGCCGCAATTCTCAGCGATGCTTCTGAAGTCGAGGCACAAAATCTCTATCACTACGGGCGTAATCTCGGTTTAGCGTTCCAAATTGTCGATGACATTCTTGATTTCACAGGCTCAACCGAATCTCTTGGCAAACCTGCTGGCTCAGATCTCAGAAGCGGCAATCTCACGGCTCCCGTTCTGTATGCCTTAGAAGAAAAGCCGTATCTGGAAGACTTAATCGATCGAGAATTTGAACAAGAAGATGATCTCGAACAAGCTTTAGCACTGGTTCGGGATAGCCAAGGGATTCAGAGAGCGAGAGAACTGGCGTCGCATCACGCTAAATCCGCGATCGAACATCTGGCAGACTTGCCAATGTCTGAATCTCGACAGGCTTTGATCAAACTTGCTGACTATGTATTAAGCCGCTTGTATTAA
- a CDS encoding glycosyltransferase family 4 protein: MAISGQRPRIALISVHGDPAIEIGKEEAGGQNVYVRNVGEALSRQGWQVDMFTRRSDADQPEIVQHTPHCRTIRLTAGPQKFIPRDELFGYLPEFVEALQQFQADSGFQYDLVHTNYWLSSWVGMTLKKLQGVKQIHTYHSLGAVKYQSISAIPMIAKTRLATEKLCLETAERIVATSPQEKDHMRSLVSTHGSIDIIPCGTDTRRFGHISRIEARRALGLEQDAKIVLYVGRFDRRKGIETLVRAVGQSQLKDQNLKLIIGGGSRPGQSDGMERERIEGIVNELGLQDITLFPGRLGVENLHLYYAAADVSVVPSHYEPFGLVAIEAMASGTPVVASDVGGLQFTVIPEITGLLAPAKDDAAFAKAIDRILADPNWRDQLGQAGRDRVEKMFSWDGVAAQLGKVYQQVLKVPTKAPAAAIA, translated from the coding sequence ATGGCTATTTCAGGACAGCGCCCTCGGATTGCATTAATTTCGGTTCATGGCGATCCTGCGATCGAGATTGGCAAAGAGGAAGCGGGCGGTCAAAACGTCTATGTGCGGAACGTTGGAGAAGCGCTGTCCCGGCAGGGATGGCAAGTCGATATGTTTACTCGTCGATCGGATGCCGACCAGCCTGAGATTGTGCAACACACGCCGCATTGCCGCACGATTCGATTAACGGCTGGGCCGCAAAAATTTATTCCTCGTGATGAATTGTTTGGCTACTTGCCTGAATTTGTCGAAGCTCTGCAACAATTTCAGGCTGACTCAGGATTTCAATATGATTTAGTTCATACTAACTACTGGCTGTCTTCCTGGGTCGGTATGACCTTGAAAAAGCTGCAAGGCGTGAAGCAGATTCATACCTATCACTCTTTAGGTGCAGTGAAATATCAGTCAATTTCAGCGATTCCTATGATTGCGAAGACTCGCTTAGCGACTGAGAAATTATGTTTAGAAACGGCTGAGCGGATTGTCGCAACGAGTCCACAAGAGAAAGACCACATGCGATCGCTCGTTTCGACTCACGGCAGCATTGATATTATTCCTTGTGGCACGGATACTCGACGCTTTGGTCATATTTCTCGAATCGAAGCGCGGCGCGCGTTGGGATTAGAGCAAGATGCCAAGATTGTGTTGTATGTGGGTCGCTTCGATCGCCGAAAAGGAATCGAAACCTTAGTTCGTGCGGTGGGTCAGTCTCAACTGAAAGACCAAAATTTGAAATTGATCATCGGCGGGGGCAGTCGTCCTGGGCAGAGTGATGGCATGGAGCGTGAGCGTATTGAAGGCATCGTCAATGAACTCGGCTTGCAGGATATCACACTGTTTCCGGGTCGTTTAGGGGTTGAAAATCTGCATTTGTACTATGCAGCCGCCGATGTGTCGGTTGTGCCGAGCCATTATGAGCCGTTTGGATTAGTGGCAATTGAGGCGATGGCAAGTGGAACGCCTGTTGTCGCTTCGGATGTCGGCGGATTGCAGTTTACCGTCATTCCTGAAATCACAGGCTTGTTAGCTCCGGCAAAAGATGATGCGGCATTTGCCAAGGCGATCGATCGAATTTTGGCAGATCCAAACTGGCGTGATCAGTTAGGTCAGGCAGGGCGAGATCGAGTTGAGAAGATGTTTAGCTGGGATGGTGTTGCTGCTCAGTTAGGTAAGGTGTATCAACAGGTGCTCAAAGTTCCGACAAAAGCACCAGCAGCAGCGATCGCATAG
- the hpxZ gene encoding oxalurate catabolism protein HpxZ, protein MEIDIPEVLAEVTAVFQQYEQALITNDVEVLDQLFWNSPYTIRYGATENLYGYDAIAQFRAGRSPAGLDRTLKNTVITTYGRDFATANTEFVRSGKSGRQSQTWMRTLDGWRVVAAHVSLI, encoded by the coding sequence ATGGAGATCGATATTCCTGAAGTTTTGGCAGAAGTAACGGCGGTGTTTCAACAATATGAGCAAGCACTGATCACGAATGATGTAGAAGTGCTGGATCAGCTTTTTTGGAACAGTCCCTATACGATTCGATATGGAGCCACTGAGAATCTGTATGGCTATGACGCGATCGCGCAATTTCGCGCAGGTCGATCGCCCGCCGGACTCGATCGCACGTTGAAAAATACGGTGATTACAACCTACGGACGGGACTTTGCAACGGCGAATACAGAATTTGTACGATCGGGAAAATCAGGGCGACAAAGCCAGACTTGGATGCGAACTTTAGATGGATGGCGAGTTGTGGCTGCACATGTCTCGTTGATTTAA
- a CDS encoding DNA topoisomerase IB, protein MLSSRMQLVVEELPSDPIESAEVVGLKYVTDEMPGITRKRSGKSFAYFDLNGDRIRDEKIIQRINSLAIPPAYKNVWICPLENGHLQATGRDAKGRKQYRYHPLWRAIRDQNKFSRMIAFSQALPDIRRRLEKDLALPGLPKQKVLATVLKLMELTRIRVGNEEYAKTNNSYGLTTLQDDHVNVAGSKIQFQFRGKSGVEHEIEVSDKRLAKVVKRCQDLPGQELFQYLDEHQQAQDITSSDVNDYLREVTGQDFTAKDFRTWAGTVLAASHLAEIGKFTSQTAAKKNITQAVKSVSAYLGNRPATCRKYYIHPNVLEAYLDESLHEVVAEYQSIVVDDRHALQCDELIVVALLEATQRKS, encoded by the coding sequence ATGCTATCCTCCCGTATGCAATTAGTCGTTGAAGAGCTTCCCAGTGACCCGATCGAGTCAGCCGAAGTCGTTGGCTTGAAATATGTCACAGATGAAATGCCTGGAATTACGAGAAAGCGATCGGGGAAAAGCTTTGCATATTTTGATCTGAATGGCGATCGCATTCGCGATGAGAAAATCATTCAGCGCATTAATTCTCTAGCCATTCCGCCTGCCTATAAGAATGTCTGGATCTGCCCATTGGAAAATGGACATTTGCAGGCAACGGGACGAGATGCAAAGGGGCGAAAGCAATATCGATATCATCCACTTTGGCGAGCAATTCGCGATCAAAATAAGTTTTCTCGCATGATTGCATTTAGTCAGGCTTTGCCAGACATTCGACGACGATTAGAGAAAGATTTAGCATTACCCGGATTACCAAAGCAAAAAGTACTCGCTACAGTTCTGAAGTTAATGGAGCTAACCCGGATTCGAGTCGGCAATGAGGAATATGCGAAAACCAATAACTCGTATGGGTTGACCACACTACAAGATGATCACGTGAATGTCGCTGGCTCGAAGATTCAGTTTCAATTTCGAGGGAAAAGCGGAGTTGAACATGAGATTGAAGTGAGCGATAAGCGACTCGCAAAAGTTGTAAAACGATGTCAGGATTTGCCAGGTCAAGAGCTTTTTCAATATCTAGATGAGCATCAGCAAGCCCAAGACATTACTTCAAGTGATGTAAATGATTATTTGAGAGAAGTTACAGGTCAAGATTTTACTGCCAAAGACTTTCGGACTTGGGCAGGCACGGTTTTAGCTGCTTCTCATCTCGCTGAGATTGGCAAATTTACGTCTCAAACTGCGGCGAAGAAGAACATTACACAAGCCGTTAAGTCGGTATCTGCTTACTTAGGCAATCGTCCTGCGACTTGTCGAAAATACTATATTCACCCAAATGTCTTGGAAGCTTATCTAGATGAATCGTTGCATGAAGTTGTAGCAGAATATCAATCGATCGTAGTTGACGATCGACATGCCCTGCAATGTGATGAATTGATTGTTGTAGCGCTATTAGAAGCAACTCAGCGAAAGAGCTAG
- a CDS encoding SecDF P1 head subdomain-containing protein, translated as MVNNSATIPSTPTATAAQPEIQQSKVQLAFREQKLGTEAQLQIERQVQQELLKKQTDLKKSGNQAAIASNAAALKLSNEAISLLFEKPTLTEKNVTKAYFDSSPNSTPSIIVTFDAKGSKAFTALTKKLAGTGRTVGIFLNNRLISAPTVSSQYAQTGITGGTAMITGNFSAEETKDLETWLQHLQAN; from the coding sequence ATGGTTAACAATTCAGCAACGATACCCTCCACGCCCACAGCGACAGCAGCGCAACCCGAGATTCAACAGAGTAAGGTTCAGCTTGCCTTTCGCGAACAGAAGCTAGGAACTGAAGCACAATTACAAATCGAGCGGCAAGTTCAGCAAGAACTCCTCAAAAAACAGACTGACCTGAAGAAATCCGGCAATCAAGCCGCGATCGCAAGCAATGCCGCTGCACTCAAACTCAGTAATGAGGCAATCTCTTTGCTATTCGAGAAACCGACTCTAACCGAAAAGAATGTAACGAAAGCCTATTTCGATTCAAGCCCAAACTCAACGCCGTCTATCATCGTGACTTTTGATGCGAAGGGAAGTAAGGCTTTTACAGCGCTGACGAAGAAATTAGCAGGAACTGGGCGAACAGTAGGCATTTTTCTCAACAATCGTTTGATAAGCGCTCCGACTGTTTCCTCCCAATACGCTCAGACTGGAATTACTGGCGGTACTGCGATGATTACAGGAAACTTTAGTGCTGAAGAAACCAAGGATTTAGAAACATGGCTACAGCATTTGCAAGCGAATTGA
- a CDS encoding class I SAM-dependent methyltransferase, producing MFWRRLAAIFAVWMCLSSPVWADAYEVRANHDPDGIGKIYMGREIAQVMGHQGAGWLERSSRETEEQPQKVMTALQLKPNSVVADIGAGTGYFSFRIASAIPQGKVYAVDVQPEMLEILNYLKDQKKLSNVEPILGNETTPNLPENSVDLALMVDAYHEFEFPQEMMLAIARSLKPQGRVVLVEYRGENPFVMIKGLHKMTQKQVRQEMSVAGLKYVETRNGLPQQHIMIFEKA from the coding sequence ATGTTTTGGAGAAGATTGGCAGCAATTTTCGCGGTTTGGATGTGCCTAAGTTCGCCTGTGTGGGCGGATGCGTATGAAGTGCGCGCCAATCACGATCCGGATGGAATTGGCAAAATCTATATGGGGCGCGAGATTGCTCAGGTGATGGGGCATCAGGGCGCAGGATGGTTAGAGCGATCGAGCCGCGAGACCGAGGAACAACCGCAAAAGGTGATGACAGCTTTGCAGCTTAAACCGAACAGTGTTGTAGCAGATATTGGAGCCGGAACAGGGTATTTTAGTTTCCGAATTGCATCTGCTATTCCTCAGGGAAAAGTTTATGCAGTCGATGTGCAGCCGGAGATGTTAGAGATTCTAAATTATCTAAAAGATCAGAAAAAACTCTCTAATGTCGAACCGATTTTAGGCAATGAGACAACTCCGAATTTGCCTGAGAACAGTGTGGATTTAGCATTAATGGTCGATGCGTATCATGAGTTTGAGTTTCCTCAGGAAATGATGTTGGCGATTGCGCGATCGCTTAAACCTCAAGGACGGGTGGTTTTAGTCGAGTATCGAGGCGAGAATCCATTTGTGATGATTAAGGGATTGCACAAAATGACTCAAAAGCAGGTCAGACAAGAAATGAGTGTTGCGGGCTTAAAGTATGTTGAGACTCGCAATGGGTTGCCACAGCAGCACATTATGATTTTTGAGAAAGCATAA
- a CDS encoding M23 family metallopeptidase, which translates to MFLTKRSILLQFALAMTIAVSIIFCTQPSRAFQAQITPKSPALGDTVSLIIQSQTAPSVRFNGKTYPSFDLGNNRYRTLLPTTPLDRPGRLSIQVTAGTDTQTIPITLRNRSFPTQSIWLPPGKDSNGDDAEFDRVDAFKAIVSPEKLWSGKFLRPNQGEVSSGYGIRRYYNGVFAKDYYHRGIDYAGGQGSAIVAPAAGRVVLIGRESQGFRVHGNCVGLDHGQGVESIYIHMSRIDVKEGDFVKPGQRIGAVGATGSATGPHLHWGVFVHSLAVDPTPWRTGTFE; encoded by the coding sequence GTGTTCCTGACTAAACGTTCTATCCTGCTTCAATTCGCGCTGGCAATGACGATCGCTGTATCGATCATCTTTTGTACACAGCCATCTCGCGCCTTCCAAGCCCAAATCACGCCGAAATCTCCAGCGCTTGGAGATACCGTTTCACTCATCATCCAATCTCAAACTGCTCCGTCTGTTCGCTTTAACGGTAAGACCTATCCCTCGTTTGATCTGGGCAACAATCGCTATCGCACACTCTTACCGACCACTCCGCTCGATCGTCCAGGTCGCCTATCGATTCAAGTCACTGCTGGAACGGACACACAAACGATTCCAATCACGTTGAGAAATCGATCGTTTCCGACCCAAAGCATCTGGCTTCCACCGGGTAAAGATAGTAATGGTGATGATGCTGAGTTCGATCGGGTTGATGCTTTTAAAGCGATCGTTTCTCCAGAAAAACTTTGGTCAGGTAAATTCTTACGCCCGAACCAAGGCGAGGTTAGCTCTGGCTATGGAATTCGCCGCTATTACAACGGAGTCTTTGCGAAAGATTACTATCATCGGGGAATTGACTATGCAGGCGGACAAGGATCAGCGATCGTTGCTCCCGCCGCCGGTCGTGTTGTTCTCATCGGACGCGAATCTCAAGGCTTCCGAGTGCATGGAAACTGCGTCGGACTCGACCACGGTCAAGGAGTCGAATCGATTTACATTCATATGAGTCGAATTGATGTCAAAGAAGGCGATTTTGTTAAACCTGGGCAGCGGATTGGTGCAGTCGGAGCAACTGGGTCTGCAACGGGGCCTCACCTCCATTGGGGCGTATTTGTCCATAGCTTAGCTGTAGATCCGACTCCTTGGCGGACTGGCACGTTTGAATAA
- a CDS encoding rhodanese-like domain-containing protein, giving the protein MSKLEDAIENAKEALPNITPTPPGLKAESSVHDLKSRLEWGEPALTILDVRSRDVYNHGHIMGAMEFPMDQLVELSQKNFEYKRDIYVYGATDEETTEAARMLRQAGFVNVAELKGGLEAWKAVGGSTEGIDETRAEPGANAYNVVTNVKNHFERQEIDFQKP; this is encoded by the coding sequence ATGTCTAAACTAGAAGATGCGATTGAAAATGCTAAAGAAGCACTGCCCAATATTACGCCAACTCCGCCTGGGTTAAAGGCAGAGTCTTCTGTTCACGATCTCAAGTCTCGTCTAGAGTGGGGAGAGCCTGCTTTGACGATTCTCGATGTTCGTTCTCGTGATGTTTACAATCACGGGCACATCATGGGTGCAATGGAATTTCCAATGGATCAGTTGGTCGAACTGTCCCAGAAGAATTTTGAATACAAGCGCGATATTTATGTCTATGGCGCAACTGATGAAGAAACAACTGAAGCAGCAAGAATGCTACGTCAAGCAGGCTTTGTGAACGTTGCAGAACTCAAAGGCGGACTGGAAGCTTGGAAAGCGGTTGGTGGCTCGACAGAAGGAATCGACGAAACTCGGGCTGAACCGGGTGCAAATGCTTACAACGTGGTGACGAATGTCAAGAACCATTTTGAGCGGCAAGAGATCGACTTTCAAAAGCCATAA
- a CDS encoding SOS response-associated peptidase, with protein MCGRFTQTHSAAELAAMFDLEETPDWQPRYNIAPTQPILAIVTPHHSKPLRWGLIPSWSKDPTIGSRLINARAETVSEKPAFRTAFRRRRCLIPADGYYEWKKQSEKKQPFYFRLESGEPFAFAGLWEHWNSPEGDEIETCTIITTEANELAATVHDRMPVILSEDFYDRWLDPDFKSPQSLLHPYVSDKMISYPVSTAVNRPTHDTPDCIARLN; from the coding sequence ATGTGTGGAAGATTTACACAGACTCACTCTGCCGCCGAACTCGCTGCCATGTTCGACCTCGAAGAAACTCCCGATTGGCAGCCTCGCTACAATATTGCGCCGACTCAACCGATTCTCGCGATCGTTACACCGCATCACTCTAAACCTCTACGCTGGGGCTTAATCCCATCCTGGTCAAAAGATCCAACGATCGGTTCTCGCCTGATCAATGCCCGTGCCGAAACGGTCAGCGAAAAACCTGCTTTCCGAACTGCCTTTAGGCGGCGACGTTGCCTGATTCCCGCCGACGGCTACTACGAATGGAAAAAGCAATCTGAGAAAAAGCAACCGTTCTATTTCAGACTCGAATCTGGTGAGCCTTTTGCTTTTGCTGGCTTGTGGGAGCACTGGAATTCTCCCGAGGGAGACGAGATCGAAACTTGTACGATCATCACAACTGAAGCAAACGAACTTGCTGCAACCGTTCACGATCGAATGCCCGTCATCTTGAGCGAAGATTTCTACGATCGCTGGCTCGATCCGGATTTCAAATCCCCGCAATCGCTGCTCCACCCATATGTTAGCGACAAAATGATCAGCTATCCCGTTTCAACAGCAGTCAATCGCCCAACCCACGACACACCAGATTGCATTGCTCGATTGAATTGA